DNA from Sphingomonas sp. SUN039:
TCGCCGTGGTCGCGTGCCGCCCGGTTCATCTCCGACGGATAGGCCCCCGGTGCAATCGACGTGACGTTGATGCCGTCCTTGACCAGCCGCGCCGCCAGCACCTTGGTCATGTAGATCAGCGCCGCCTTCGACGTCTGATAGCTGTAGGTCTCCCACGGGTTCAGCCGCTGGCCGTCGATCGAGGTGATGTTGATGACCTTGGCCGGTTGCGCGGGCGAGGCGGCGGCCTTGAGCGGCTCGAACAGCGCCTGCGTCAGGAAGAACGGCGATTTGACGTTCAGGTCCATGACCTTGTCCCAGCCGCTTTCGGGAAAGCTGTCGAATGGCCCGCCCCAAGCCGCACCGGCATTGTTGACGAGGATGTCGAGCTTGCTCTCGTGCTCGGCAAACTGCGCCGCGAGCGCCTTGCACCCGGCGACGGTCGACACATCCTGCGGCAGTGCGATACAGTTCGGCCCCAGTTCTTCGGCCGTGGCAAAGCACGCATCGGCTTTGCGCGACGAGATATAGACCTTCGCCCCCTGCGCGATGAAGCCCTCGGCAATCCATTTGCCGATATTGCGCGACCCGCCGGTGACGAGCGCGACCCGCCCGTCGAGGCGGAAGAGTTTGCTGGTGTCCATGACTTTCTCCCCTACCCGCCGCGCTTCAACGTCTCGCGGGCGATAATCAGCTGCTGTATCTGGCTCGTGCCCTCGTAGATCCGGAAAATCCGGACGTCGCGGTAGAAGCGCTCGATCCCGTAATCGGCCACATAACCCGCGCCGCCGAAAATCTGGACGGCCTTGTCCGCAACCCTGCCGACCATTTCGGACGCGAAATATTTGGCCGCAGCGGCTTCCATGACCACGCCTTCGCCCGCATCCTTCGCTGCCGCAGTTTGGAGCACCAGTGCCTTTGCCGCGAGGCATTCGGTTTTCATATCGGCGATCATGCCCTGGATCAGCTGGTGCTGGGCAATCGGCTTGCCGCCCTGAATGCGCTCATTGGCATAGGCGACCGAATCCGCGATCAGCCGCTCGGCCGCGCCCACGCAAACCGCCGCGATATGCAGCCGCCCGCGGTCGAGCACGCGCATCGCGACCTTAAAGCCCTCGCCCTCGGCCCCGAGCATATTCTCCGGCGGCACCGGCACATTGTCGAAATTGACGTCGCAGACATGCGCGCCCTGCTGGCCCATTTTCTTTTCGGGCGCGCCGATGGTCAGGCCCGGCGAGTCCGCAGGTACGAGGAACGCCGACACCCCGCGCGCGCCCTCCTCGCCGGTCCGCACCATCACCGTGAACAGCGAGGCACGGTCGGCATTGGTAATGTAGCGCTTGGTCCCGGTCAGCTTCCACTGGTTGCCGTCGCGGACGGCGCGGGTTTTGACGTTCGCGCTGTCGGACCCGATGTCGGGTTCGGTCAGCGCGAAACTCGTGATGATGTCGCCTGTCGCAATCCGGGGCAGCCACTGCGCCTTTTGCTCGGGCGTTCCCGCCATCACCAGCCCCTGCGACCCGATGCCGACATTGGTGCCGAAGGTGGAACGCATCGCGGGGCTGGTCTTGCCCAGCTCGATCGCAACCTTGATCTCTTCGAGCATCGACAGGCCGAGGCCACCATATTCGGGGGCGATCGACAGGCCGAACAGGCCCATCTCCTTCATCCCCGCAACCAGATCGGCGGGGACATCGTCGCTCTCGGCCACCTCGGCTTCACGCGGACGCAGTTTCTCCGCCACAAACCGCTGGATCATGTCGATCAGCGCGTCGAAGGTTTCTGCGTCGAGGGCCATCCTCAGTACCCGCTCATCCGCGCGACCCGCTCGGCGTGATAGCGCGCGTCACCGAAGAACTCCTCGAGTGCGCGGTCGCGCTTCATATACAGGCCGATGTCGTATTCGTCGGTCATGCCGATGCCGCCGTGCATCTGCACGCCTTCCTGCACCGACAGGCGCACGGCCTTGCCCGTTTTGGCCTTGGCGACCGCAACCGCGAGTTCGGCGCGCGGATCGCCCGCGTCGAGCAACTGCTGCGCCTTGAGCACCGTCGCGCGCGCGACTTCCATCTCGCCATAGAGATGCGCGGCGCGGTGCTGGAGCGCCTGGAACTCGCCGATCAGCTTGCCGAACTGCTTGCGCTGCTTGAGGTAGTCGACGGTCATGTCCATCGCGGCGGCGCCCACGCCGATCATTTCGGCGGCGGCCCCGACACGGCCCGCATCGAGCAATTTCGTCAGCACTGCCCAGCCGCCGTCGACCTCGCCGATCACGGCATCGGCATCGACTTCGACACCGTCGAATTTCACATGGCTGGCCAGCGAGCTGTCGAGCAACCGGCGCGGATCGGCGGTCTGGCCTGCATCTTTGGGCACCGCGAACAGGGTCAACCCCTCGCTCTCGCCCTCGGCCCCCGCCGTGCGCGCGACGACAATCGTCATGTCGGCGACATGACCGTTGAGCACGAACGACTTGGTGCCGGTCAGTTTGAAGCCGTTACCCGAGCGTTCGGCAGTCATCGTGCCATGGCGCGGATGATGCTTGGCACTTTCATCGACCGCGAGCGCGACGATGGCAGCGCCCGATGCGATCTTCGGCAGCCATTCCTCGCTCAGCCGTCCGCTCGCCTTGAGCGCCTCGACCGCCGCCACAGCGGTGGTGAGGAACGGCGAAGGCGTCAGGTTACGCCCGATTTCCTCGAGCACGATCCCCGCCTCGACATGGCCGAGCCCGAGTCCGCCGTTCGCCTCGGGCACCATGATGCCGGTGAAGCCCATTTCGGCGAACTGGCTCCACAGGTCGCGGCTGAACCCGGTCGCGTCATTGCTGTCGCGCAGTTGCCGCAAGTGTTTGACGGGTGCGGCATCCGCAAGGAACGGCTTGGCGGTGTCGCGGAGCATGTCCTGGTCTTCGGTCAGGTAGAGTGGCATTCGAATTGTCGCTTTCTTTAGGAGGCCGCTGCAGAGATGTAGGGTTTACTCGTTAAGCCGATTGCGAGACAAATCCCAATAATCAGTAATACATCTAAAACATAAACAAGTGCCTTGTATCTTTTCGATTCACACGCAAATGTTTCTTCGAAAATTAAGAAAATCTTACCTCTATACATAATAGCGTAGTCCATCTGTATAATAACGAAAATTAATGGCAAAATTATTATATATACCGCTACACTTCCAGTTGCTAAAAACTCTATGGCTTGTTTACTAACTAAAGAGATTACAGATATTATTATCAGCATAAAAATGGTCGAAACCCATGCTGCGGCGCTCCATTTCCTCATATACTGTGATGTAGAATCTGAATACCTGAACCACGGGGTGTAAAACAGTTCAAATATTTTGTGTACTGATCCATATATATGGATCAATACAACAGCGACTTCTCTCAACACGGCGACGACCGCTAAGCCCCCGGCAAATCCAATATCCGCTTGGCGACAACACCCAGCATCACTTCGGACGTCCCGCCTTCGATGCTGTTCGCCTTGGTGCGGAGCCAGCCGCGCGCAGGCGCACCGCCGGTTTCGCCTTCCCATTCGAGGGCGTCGCTGCCGCCTGCGGCCATGATGAGTTCGTGGCGGCGCTTGTTCAGTTCGGTGCCGACGTATTTCATCATATTGGGCTGCGCGGGGTGCGATTTGCCCGCTTTCATCTCGTCGACGAACTTCTCGCTCATCGCGCGAAACGCCATCACTTCGACATCGAAATCGGCCATGTCGGCACGCAGCACCGGTTCGGTACCCGCGACGCCCGCGAACTGTTTGCCGATCGACGCCATACCGGTGCCCAGGCCACCGCCCGAGATCATCTCGCGCTCATGCCCGAGCAGATATTTCGCCACATCCCAGCCGCGGTTCAGCTCGCCGACGATCTGGTGCTTGGGCACCACGACATTGTCGAAGAAGGTTTCGCAGAACGGTGAGTTGCCGCTGATCAGCAGGATCGGCTTGGTGGTCACACCCGGTGTGGTCATGTCGAACAACAGGAAGCTGATTCCCTGGTACTTGTTCGTCTTGTCGGTGCGGACGAGGCAGAAAATCCAGTCGGCCTTGTCGGCGTAGCTCGTCCAGATCTTCTGGCCGTTGACGACCCAGTGATCGCCCTTGTCTTCGCCATAGGTCTGCATCGACACCAGGTCGCTGCCCGAGCCGGGTTCGGAGTAGCCTTGGCACCAGCGGATTTTGCCCGCCGCGATCTCGTTCAGATAATGGACCTTCTGCTCTTCGGTCCCGAAATGCAGCAGCGCCGGCCCGAGCATCCAGATGCCGAAGCTCGACAGCGGCGGACGCGCTTTGATGCGGCCCATCTCCTCGCGCAGCACTTTGCCTTCGGCAGGCGAAAGGCCCGCGCCGCCATAGGCCTTGGGCCATTCGGGCACGGTGTAGCCCTTGGCCACGCACGCATCGAACCATGATTTCTGCGCGTCGTTCTTGAATTTCCAGTTGCGCCCGCCCCAGCAGACATCGTCCTCGTCGCGCACGGGTTGGCGCATTTCGGCCGGGCAATTCGCCTCCAGCCATGCGCGTGTTTCGGCGCGGAATTGTTCAAGATCGGACATGCGAGTCGCCTCTCCAAGCGTCAGGGAATTGCCGCACGCTATGCCTGCTTTACGTTTACGTCAACTGCATTGACCCGGCAATTTTAGCCGTCATGCTTGCCCGCAATGACCTCTGCCGAGCACCGCGTGCCTTTTCGCACCAAAGTCGCCTATGGGATCGGGGCCATCGCCTATGGCATCAAGGAAAACGGCTACACCACTTTCCTGCTGCTGTTCTACAATCAGGTCGTCGGCCTGCCCGCGGGCACTGTCGGGCTGATCGTCGCGGCGGCGCTGATTTTCGACGCGCTGCTCGACCCGCTCGTCGGATTCTTGAGCGACCGCACGCATACGCGCTGGGGGCGGCGGCATCCGTGGCTCTATGCGTCGGCGCTGCCCATCGGCCTGTCATGGGCGCTGCTGTGGAACCCGCCGCAGGGGTCCGAGGCGATGATCCTGGGCTGGCTCGGCGTCGTTGCCGTATTCACGCGCGCCGCAATCACAATGAACGAGGTGCCGAGTCTGGCCATCGCGCCGGAAATGACGCCCGATTACCATGAGCGTACCGCGGTGCTGCGCTATCGCTATCTGTTCGGCTGGGCTGGCGGGCTGATGATGCTGATGCTGGCCTATGGCGTGTTCCTGCCGGTCATGTCGGGTCCGGCGGCGCTCGCCGGGTTCAGCAATTACGGCCTGTTCGGCGCGGTGGTGATGACGCTGACCGTCCTCATTTCGGCCATCGGCACCCACCGTGCCCAGGCCAAGCCGCCACCGGCACGCATCGCGCCGCAACCGGCCAGCGAAACCGTGCGCCAGCTCCGCGAAACGCTCGGCAACCGCGCGTTTCTGATCCTGATGCTCGCGGGCCTGTTCGGCTATGTGAACCAGGGCGTCGGCTTTGCCATCTCGCAATATAATCTGAACTATGTCTGGTTGCTCAAGGGCGTCCAGCTCCAGCTGTACGCGCTGTCGCTGTTCGGCGGCATGGTCGCGATGTTCGTTGCCGTAATGCCTCTCGTCCGCCTGCTCGGCAAAATCCGTGCGAGCATGGTGCTGGCGGTAGGATCGGCCCTGTTCGTGTGCTCGACCTATGTCCTGCGCTTGCTCGGCCTGTTTCCCGAGGTCGGCTCACCGGCAATGCTGCCAGCCTTCCTTGTCCTCAACACGATCGGGACCGCGCTCGGCATCGGGGCGCTGATGATCGGGGCGTCGATGATGTCCGATGTCGTCGAGGCGTCGGAGGAGCAGACCGGCCGCCGCGAGGAAGGCCTGTTTTTCGCCGGCACCTTGCTGATGCAAAAGGCATCGACCGCGCTCGGCATCGGCATTGCGGGCCTTATCCTGCAATGGGCAGAATTCCC
Protein-coding regions in this window:
- a CDS encoding SDR family oxidoreductase — encoded protein: MDTSKLFRLDGRVALVTGGSRNIGKWIAEGFIAQGAKVYISSRKADACFATAEELGPNCIALPQDVSTVAGCKALAAQFAEHESKLDILVNNAGAAWGGPFDSFPESGWDKVMDLNVKSPFFLTQALFEPLKAAASPAQPAKVINITSIDGQRLNPWETYSYQTSKAALIYMTKVLAARLVKDGINVTSIAPGAYPSEMNRAARDHGEEVAKGIPSQRLGVPEDLAAAAIYLASRAGDYVVGDTITVDGGLVHGATGTSIDA
- a CDS encoding acyl-CoA dehydrogenase family protein — translated: MALDAETFDALIDMIQRFVAEKLRPREAEVAESDDVPADLVAGMKEMGLFGLSIAPEYGGLGLSMLEEIKVAIELGKTSPAMRSTFGTNVGIGSQGLVMAGTPEQKAQWLPRIATGDIITSFALTEPDIGSDSANVKTRAVRDGNQWKLTGTKRYITNADRASLFTVMVRTGEEGARGVSAFLVPADSPGLTIGAPEKKMGQQGAHVCDVNFDNVPVPPENMLGAEGEGFKVAMRVLDRGRLHIAAVCVGAAERLIADSVAYANERIQGGKPIAQHQLIQGMIADMKTECLAAKALVLQTAAAKDAGEGVVMEAAAAKYFASEMVGRVADKAVQIFGGAGYVADYGIERFYRDVRIFRIYEGTSQIQQLIIARETLKRGG
- a CDS encoding acyl-CoA dehydrogenase family protein; protein product: MPLYLTEDQDMLRDTAKPFLADAAPVKHLRQLRDSNDATGFSRDLWSQFAEMGFTGIMVPEANGGLGLGHVEAGIVLEEIGRNLTPSPFLTTAVAAVEALKASGRLSEEWLPKIASGAAIVALAVDESAKHHPRHGTMTAERSGNGFKLTGTKSFVLNGHVADMTIVVARTAGAEGESEGLTLFAVPKDAGQTADPRRLLDSSLASHVKFDGVEVDADAVIGEVDGGWAVLTKLLDAGRVGAAAEMIGVGAAAMDMTVDYLKQRKQFGKLIGEFQALQHRAAHLYGEMEVARATVLKAQQLLDAGDPRAELAVAVAKAKTGKAVRLSVQEGVQMHGGIGMTDEYDIGLYMKRDRALEEFFGDARYHAERVARMSGY
- a CDS encoding acyl-CoA dehydrogenase family protein is translated as MSDLEQFRAETRAWLEANCPAEMRQPVRDEDDVCWGGRNWKFKNDAQKSWFDACVAKGYTVPEWPKAYGGAGLSPAEGKVLREEMGRIKARPPLSSFGIWMLGPALLHFGTEEQKVHYLNEIAAGKIRWCQGYSEPGSGSDLVSMQTYGEDKGDHWVVNGQKIWTSYADKADWIFCLVRTDKTNKYQGISFLLFDMTTPGVTTKPILLISGNSPFCETFFDNVVVPKHQIVGELNRGWDVAKYLLGHEREMISGGGLGTGMASIGKQFAGVAGTEPVLRADMADFDVEVMAFRAMSEKFVDEMKAGKSHPAQPNMMKYVGTELNKRRHELIMAAGGSDALEWEGETGGAPARGWLRTKANSIEGGTSEVMLGVVAKRILDLPGA
- a CDS encoding MFS transporter — encoded protein: MTSAEHRVPFRTKVAYGIGAIAYGIKENGYTTFLLLFYNQVVGLPAGTVGLIVAAALIFDALLDPLVGFLSDRTHTRWGRRHPWLYASALPIGLSWALLWNPPQGSEAMILGWLGVVAVFTRAAITMNEVPSLAIAPEMTPDYHERTAVLRYRYLFGWAGGLMMLMLAYGVFLPVMSGPAALAGFSNYGLFGAVVMTLTVLISAIGTHRAQAKPPPARIAPQPASETVRQLRETLGNRAFLILMLAGLFGYVNQGVGFAISQYNLNYVWLLKGVQLQLYALSLFGGMVAMFVAVMPLVRLLGKIRASMVLAVGSALFVCSTYVLRLLGLFPEVGSPAMLPAFLVLNTIGTALGIGALMIGASMMSDVVEASEEQTGRREEGLFFAGTLLMQKASTALGIGIAGLILQWAEFPASARAGQVPTEILDSYTLAFVFVTLALGALSALAVRRFPFGEAEHRARVAKLAVASDN